In one window of Nicotiana tabacum cultivar K326 chromosome 12, ASM71507v2, whole genome shotgun sequence DNA:
- the LOC142167218 gene encoding uncharacterized protein LOC142167218 — MSKPTFARKWGATISAEVDIPSLRVIQEAKLDDVDYIQVRQEQLMLIEEKRMDAVCHDRLYQNRMASAFNKKVICRQFTLGQLVLMKIFPHQEEIKGKSAPNWQDPYVVHRTLSGGALILVGMDGRSGMKPTNSDAIKRYYL; from the coding sequence ATGTCGAAACCTACCTTTGcaagaaaatggggcgcgacaataTCCGCAGAGGTCGATATACCATCCTTGAGGGTCATTCAGGAAGCCAAATTAGACGACGTAGATTACATACAGGTAAGGCAGGAGCAACTCATGCTCATTGAAGAAAAGCGAATGGACGCAGTATGCCACGATAGACTGTATCAAAATAGGATGGCCAGTGCATTCAACAAGAAAGTGATATGTCGGCAATTTACACTGGGGCAGTTGGTTTTGATGAAAATATTCCCTCATCAGGAAGAAATCAAGGGAAAATCCGCACCAAATTGGCAGGATCCTTATGTGGTTCATCGAACGTTGTCAGGAGGAGCTTTGATCTTAGTAGGGATGGATGGAAGATCCGGTATGAAGCCTACAAACTCagatgcaatcaagagatactaccTTTGA